The Candidatus Polarisedimenticolaceae bacterium DNA window GCGATCACAGCCGCGAGACCGGATGTCCTCGTGTTGACCGAGTATGTCGAAGGCCCGTCGCACGAGTGGTTCGTCCGCGAGCTCGACGATGCGGGGCTGTCGCACGTTCTGATTTCGGCGGAGTTCGAGGGCAACAACCGCGTGCTCATCGCCGCACGGCGACCCCTGTTTCCGGGGCCGCTCCAAGCGCCTCCGCTGGACTCGTCTTCGCCCCCGAACTCGCTCCACGTCGTGGTGCCGGAGCTGGAGCTGAATGTCCTCGGCATTCGGATGCCGGCGTTCGAAGGCCGGGGCGCGGGGCGCCTCCGGAACGCGTGGTGGGACTGGATGGCCGAGGCAGCGGCGACGATCCGCGAGGGCCAAGCCGTACTGGCGGGCGACCTCAACACGGACCCTGAGCGGCGCGGGCCTTCCGGTGGCATTCGCTTGCAGCGCCTGGTAGCAAGCGGATGGCGACGCGCACTTCCTCTCGACGGGCACAGCTGGTGGGACCTCCGCGGTCGCGGCTATCGGTTGGACCACGTCTTCGTTACCCCGACTCTCGAGCTGATCGGTGCCGAATACGTCACCCGATTCGGGGATCACCAGCTCGTCGGGAGGAAGAACGGGTTCTCGTCAGACCATGCTGCGCTCCTTGTCGACGTTCAGAGTTGATCGCGGTCGTTGGGCGATCCCTGGATTCGGTTGCCGATAGTTAACCCACTCGAGTGCGTCAGGACAACCCTCCACCGCATGGAGGCGGTAGCTTCTCCTCGAGGTCCCAAGCCTCAGGGGTCCGGGAATGCAAACCAAGCGACACGCAGAGAGGCGCAGATACAATTTGTCCATGAGTCGCGAATTCGATGAGCTGCTTCGGGAGGCGCTGAGTCTTCCAGCGGACGAGCGGTCTGCTCTTGCCGGCGCGCTCATCGACAGCCTTGATACGACAACCGATCCGGATGCCGAGGTCGCGTGGATCATGGAGATCGCGCGTCGCAACCGGGAGATCGATGAGGGCACAGTCCTACCGATTCCGTGGGCCGAGGCCAGGCGGCGCCTCGTCGGTCAGTAATGCAGCGCCGAGCGGTTCGGATTGCTCCAGCGGCGCTGGAGGATGCCGGGGCTGCGTTTGCGTGGTGGGCGGCGACGCGCGGAATTCGGTAGCTGTCCCCTTATTCCGGTAAACTCCGTCCGCTTTGACCCTCTCTCCTGGTAAGGACCTCTCCCACTACCGCCTCGTCGAGCGAATCGGCGAGGGCGGGATGGGCGTCGTCTGGCGAGCGACTGACACGACGCTCGGGCGCGACGTCGCGATCAAGGTGCTGCCGGCGGAGTTCGCGAGCGATCCCGAGCGCATGGCGCGGTTCGAGCGCGAGGCGCGCCTGCTCGCGTCGCTCAACCATCCGGGGATCGCGGCGGTGTACGGCGTGGGCTCGGCGGAGGGCGTGCGCTTCCTCGCGATGGAGCTGGTTGAGGGAGAGGACCTCGCCGAGCGCCTGTCGCAGGGGCCGATGCCGGTGGTCGAGGCGCTCGAGACGGCGCGGCAGATCGCCGAGGCGCTCGAGGTCGCGCACGAGAAGGGGATCAT harbors:
- a CDS encoding addiction module protein; protein product: MSREFDELLREALSLPADERSALAGALIDSLDTTTDPDAEVAWIMEIARRNREIDEGTVLPIPWAEARRRLVGQ
- a CDS encoding endonuclease/exonuclease/phosphatase family protein; protein product: MRLLLWNLNHRVSKKVIPPLTVSAITAARPDVLVLTEYVEGPSHEWFVRELDDAGLSHVLISAEFEGNNRVLIAARRPLFPGPLQAPPLDSSSPPNSLHVVVPELELNVLGIRMPAFEGRGAGRLRNAWWDWMAEAAATIREGQAVLAGDLNTDPERRGPSGGIRLQRLVASGWRRALPLDGHSWWDLRGRGYRLDHVFVTPTLELIGAEYVTRFGDHQLVGRKNGFSSDHAALLVDVQS